The bacterium genome includes the window CGACGCGAACCGTCCGCGACTGGTGTTCGAGTGCGACTGAGGACGCCACGGGGCGCCCGCGGCGACTACCTGTAGTACCCGCTCTTCTTCTTGCACTCCTGCGTCACGCGGACGACCTCCAGGGCCTCCTCCGGCGCTACCACCAGCGGCTTGCCCTGGCGCAGCACCGCGTGCACGTTGTCGTAGAAGTCGCCAATGCTCTTGCCCTTGGTCGGCTCCTCGGCCTCCTGCCACGGGATCTTCTCATCGGTCACGTAGCTGCGGTCCGGGGTGGGCTTCGTCAGCAGCCTGTACGTCCCGGCCTTCTTGGGGTCGAAGAACGCCAGCTTGCTGGTGGTGCCGTCGCTGACCAGCGTGCCGTGGCTGCCCAGGACCGTCCACTTGGGCTCGGGGAACTTGCAGACGCTGCTGACCTCCATGTCGTACACACGGCCGTTCTCGCCCCGCAGCAGCACCTTCACGTGGTCCTCCACGTCGCCGAAGGACGCGATCTGCTTGAGGTCGCAGAAGACCTCCTTGACCGGCGAGTCCAGGAGCTGCAGGCCGATGTCAATGAAGTGCGGGCAGGTGTTGTTGAGCACCCCGCCGGCGTGGCTGCGCATGCACTGCCAGTCATAGCGCCGCCCGAAGCCGAGGGCCCTCATGCGAATCTCGAAGACCTCGCCGATCCGTTGGCTCTTGATCAGCTCGATCAGGTAGCGGGTCTCGGGGAAGAAGCGGTAGTTGTGGTGCACCAGGAGCTTCTGCCCGGTCTTCTCGGCGGTGGCCAGGAGGCTCTTGGCGTCGGCGACGCTGTCGGCGATGGGCTTTTCGCAGATGGCGGCGCGCCCGCTCTTCATGACCTGCTTGCTGACGGCCGTGTGGGTGTCGGAGAAGGTCGCCACGACGATGACCTCGGCGTCCGCCCCCTTGAGCATCGCGTCTACGTCCTTGAACGTCTCGCAACCGAACTCGTCCCTCATCTCCTTCATGCGGGCGGGGATGAAGTCCGTGCAGGCTGTGATCTGGAAGCGGTC containing:
- a CDS encoding Gfo/Idh/MocA family oxidoreductase; amino-acid sequence: MAKKSPIKIGVIGLGRAGYNIHVHRLRGDDRFQITACTDFIPARMKEMRDEFGCETFKDVDAMLKGADAEVIVVATFSDTHTAVSKQVMKSGRAAICEKPIADSVADAKSLLATAEKTGQKLLVHHNYRFFPETRYLIELIKSQRIGEVFEIRMRALGFGRRYDWQCMRSHAGGVLNNTCPHFIDIGLQLLDSPVKEVFCDLKQIASFGDVEDHVKVLLRGENGRVYDMEVSSVCKFPEPKWTVLGSHGTLVSDGTTSKLAFFDPKKAGTYRLLTKPTPDRSYVTDEKIPWQEAEEPTKGKSIGDFYDNVHAVLRQGKPLVVAPEEALEVVRVTQECKKKSGYYR